A window of Burkholderia ubonensis contains these coding sequences:
- a CDS encoding amino acid ABC transporter permease, translating into MSYQLQFGELAEYAGVFASGATITLALTAVATVLGVAIGVLGAAAYSADAPVAMRLRPLIGAYVEAIRNTPFVVQLFFIFFGLPALGVHIDEYTAAILAMTLNLGAYSVEIVRAGVAAVPNGHLEAASALAMSRAQMLRHVVLPQALAKVFPALSSQIVITMLGSAVVSQISVADLTYAAGYIQSRNFRAFETYFVITLAYLAMALLLRGALGTMGRRLFSRRVRGAR; encoded by the coding sequence ATGAGCTATCAGCTTCAATTCGGCGAGCTTGCCGAATACGCCGGCGTGTTCGCGAGCGGCGCGACGATCACGCTCGCGCTGACCGCGGTCGCAACCGTGCTCGGCGTGGCGATCGGCGTGCTCGGCGCGGCCGCGTACAGCGCCGACGCGCCCGTGGCCATGCGGCTGCGCCCGCTGATCGGCGCGTACGTCGAGGCGATCCGCAATACGCCGTTCGTCGTCCAGCTGTTCTTCATCTTCTTCGGATTGCCCGCGCTCGGCGTGCACATCGACGAATACACGGCCGCGATTCTCGCGATGACGCTCAATCTCGGCGCGTACTCGGTCGAGATCGTGCGCGCGGGCGTCGCCGCCGTCCCGAACGGGCATCTGGAGGCGGCATCCGCGCTTGCGATGTCGCGCGCGCAGATGCTGCGCCACGTTGTGCTGCCGCAGGCGCTCGCGAAGGTGTTTCCCGCGCTCTCGAGCCAGATCGTGATCACGATGCTCGGTTCGGCGGTGGTGTCGCAGATCTCGGTGGCCGACCTGACCTATGCGGCGGGCTACATCCAGTCGCGCAACTTCCGCGCATTCGAGACGTATTTCGTCATCACGCTCGCGTATCTGGCGATGGCGCTGCTGCTGCGTGGCGCGCTCGGCACGATGGGGCGCCGGCTGTTCTCCCGCCGCGTGCGAGGTGCGCGATGA
- a CDS encoding transporter substrate-binding domain-containing protein: MSPTTRPFPRRTWLAALIAAPVMALFAAAPAHADALDTIAKNGALRVAVPEDYPPFGSVGTDMQPQGYDIDMAGVLAKALGVKLKLVPVNSANRIPYLTTNKVDVVISSLGKTPEREKVIDFSTAYAPYFQGVFGPADVKVSVPDDLTGKTVGATRGALEEIALSQLAPNATIKRFDDNNATIQAFLSGQVQLIAAGNIVAAAILAKNPPRRPEVKFVIKNSPCFVGVNKNEPRLLAKIDDAIAHAKQDGTLGAMSRKWLGQPLPAGL; encoded by the coding sequence GTGAGCCCGACGACCCGACCGTTTCCCCGACGCACCTGGCTGGCTGCGTTGATCGCCGCACCCGTGATGGCGCTGTTCGCCGCCGCGCCGGCCCATGCCGATGCGCTCGATACCATCGCGAAAAACGGCGCGCTGCGCGTCGCGGTGCCCGAGGACTATCCGCCTTTCGGCTCGGTCGGCACGGACATGCAGCCGCAGGGCTATGACATCGACATGGCCGGCGTGCTCGCCAAGGCGCTCGGCGTCAAGCTGAAGCTGGTGCCCGTGAACAGCGCCAACCGGATTCCGTACCTGACGACCAACAAGGTCGACGTGGTGATCTCGTCGCTCGGCAAGACCCCGGAGCGCGAGAAGGTCATCGACTTCTCGACCGCGTACGCGCCGTATTTCCAGGGCGTGTTCGGGCCGGCGGACGTGAAGGTGAGCGTACCCGACGACCTGACCGGCAAGACGGTCGGCGCCACGCGCGGCGCGCTCGAGGAGATTGCGCTGTCGCAGCTCGCGCCGAACGCGACGATCAAGCGCTTCGACGACAACAATGCGACGATCCAGGCGTTCCTGTCGGGGCAAGTGCAACTGATCGCCGCCGGCAACATCGTCGCGGCGGCGATTCTCGCGAAGAATCCGCCGCGTCGGCCCGAGGTCAAGTTCGTGATCAAGAATTCGCCATGCTTCGTCGGCGTCAACAAGAACGAACCGCGCCTGCTCGCGAAGATCGACGATGCGATCGCGCATGCGAAGCAGGACGGCACGCTGGGCGCGATGTCGAGGAAGTGGCTTGGCCAGCCACTGCCGGCCGGCCTGTGA
- a CDS encoding response regulator transcription factor, with product MRVLLVEDDKLIGSGVEDGLSEAGMTVDWAHDGRHAQLALETTPYDLVVLDLGLPRMSGVELLAWLRKRRDHTPVLVMTARDTVADRVSGLSAGADDYLGKPFDLTELVARCRALVRRSQGRSTDTIEYGDLSVDPALMTATRGAERIALTSRECALLVELLSNQGRPLSRAQLQDSLYGWNEEIESNAIEVHVSNLRKKLGADLIRTIRGVGYVVEKAS from the coding sequence ATGCGGGTATTGCTCGTGGAGGACGACAAGCTGATCGGCAGCGGCGTGGAGGACGGGCTGAGCGAGGCCGGCATGACGGTCGACTGGGCGCACGACGGCCGGCATGCGCAACTGGCGCTCGAAACCACGCCGTACGACCTCGTCGTGCTGGATCTGGGCTTGCCGCGCATGTCCGGCGTCGAGCTGCTCGCGTGGCTTCGCAAGCGTCGCGACCATACGCCGGTGCTGGTGATGACCGCGCGCGACACGGTGGCCGATCGCGTGAGCGGCCTGAGCGCGGGCGCCGACGATTATCTCGGCAAGCCGTTCGACCTGACCGAGCTGGTTGCGCGCTGCCGTGCGCTCGTGCGGCGTTCGCAGGGGCGCAGCACCGACACGATCGAATACGGCGACCTGTCGGTCGATCCCGCGTTGATGACGGCCACCCGCGGCGCCGAGCGAATCGCGCTGACGTCGCGCGAATGCGCGTTGCTGGTCGAACTGCTGTCGAACCAGGGCCGCCCGCTGTCGCGCGCGCAGCTGCAGGACAGCCTGTACGGCTGGAACGAGGAGATCGAGAGCAATGCGATCGAGGTGCACGTTTCGAACCTGCGCAAGAAGCTCGGCGCCGACCTGATCCGCACGATCCGCGGCGTGGGCTACGTGGTGGAGAAGGCGTCGTGA
- a CDS encoding universal stress protein gives MSASNSPLHPHHAPQRVLIAIDGSAASDHALAYARNLIAPNASVHVVSVAENPRTLVPRGSKSAAFFEAARDELLHDAADALSRATGALRRDDIAIDSEVIDLSVHGADIAHALAETAQAWRADLLIVGARQHHGLLRWIEGTVSGPLGHLAGCPLLIVPEGFQPAAEHVPARMLFAVDGSAIALNALRAGLKFARPDTEFRVIHVVDRPVSLGDFVPVETLEQASIDEGRRVLQKAVALFDGAARHAQSQLIQTDRTGDDVSQRIVHDASGWHADLIVMGTHGRRGVTSWVLGSVARRVARIAPTPVLLVNAPHA, from the coding sequence ATGAGCGCCAGCAACTCACCCCTCCACCCCCACCACGCGCCCCAACGGGTGCTGATCGCGATCGACGGCTCCGCCGCGTCCGATCATGCGCTCGCGTATGCGCGTAACCTCATTGCGCCGAATGCGTCGGTGCACGTGGTCAGCGTCGCGGAAAACCCGCGCACACTCGTTCCGCGCGGCTCGAAATCGGCCGCGTTCTTCGAAGCGGCGCGCGACGAATTGCTGCACGACGCCGCCGACGCGCTGTCGCGCGCCACCGGCGCATTGCGGCGCGACGACATCGCGATCGACAGCGAAGTCATCGACCTGTCCGTGCACGGCGCCGATATCGCCCATGCGCTGGCCGAAACCGCGCAGGCGTGGCGCGCCGATCTGCTGATCGTCGGCGCGCGTCAGCATCACGGCCTGCTGCGGTGGATCGAAGGCACGGTGTCCGGCCCGCTCGGCCACCTCGCCGGCTGTCCGCTGCTGATCGTCCCGGAAGGGTTCCAGCCGGCCGCCGAGCATGTGCCGGCGCGCATGCTGTTCGCCGTCGACGGCAGTGCGATCGCCCTCAACGCACTGCGCGCGGGCCTCAAATTCGCGCGGCCGGACACCGAATTCCGCGTGATCCACGTCGTGGACCGGCCCGTATCGCTGGGCGATTTCGTTCCCGTCGAGACGCTGGAACAGGCGTCGATCGACGAAGGCCGCCGCGTCCTGCAAAAAGCCGTCGCGCTGTTCGACGGCGCGGCCCGACACGCGCAGTCGCAGCTGATTCAAACCGACCGCACCGGCGACGACGTATCGCAACGGATCGTGCACGACGCGAGCGGCTGGCATGCCGACCTGATCGTGATGGGCACCCACGGACGGCGCGGCGTCACGAGCTGGGTGCTCGGCAGCGTGGCGCGCCGCGTCGCGCGGATCGCGCCGACGCCGGTCCTGCTCGTGAACGCGCCGCACGCGTAG
- a CDS encoding cytochrome b562, with product MKTPAFRFRFCAALAALLVVTAAPAQAGEIKPLMRDMKQTMQRALNSRTTAEMRGYVTRLESDAQQASRQRYRSDQSTYDEGMRTLQRELTEVDRAIAANDLPAAKQALRRINDTKKHYHDLLG from the coding sequence ATGAAGACGCCCGCATTCCGATTCCGATTCTGCGCCGCGCTCGCCGCGCTGCTCGTCGTGACCGCCGCGCCCGCGCAGGCGGGCGAGATCAAGCCGCTGATGCGCGACATGAAGCAGACGATGCAACGCGCGCTGAACAGCCGGACGACCGCCGAGATGCGCGGCTACGTCACCCGGCTCGAAAGCGACGCGCAACAGGCGAGCCGCCAGCGCTATCGCAGCGACCAGTCAACCTACGACGAAGGCATGCGCACCTTGCAGCGCGAACTGACCGAAGTCGATCGCGCGATCGCGGCGAACGATCTGCCGGCCGCCAAGCAGGCATTGCGCCGCATCAACGACACGAAGAAGCACTACCACGACCTGCTCGGCTGA
- a CDS encoding amino acid ABC transporter permease, with amino-acid sequence MTDFTFGQILANLLLAARWTIVLSIVSFVSGGLVGLGLLVMRVSSSTVLRGSAKLYIEVFQGTPLLMQLFIVFFGLPLVGLDVPPWVAATAGLTFFTSAYLAEIWRGCVEAVPKGQWEASASLAMSYIEQLRHVILPQAARIAIAPTVGFGVQAVKDTALVSIIGFTELTKVGIAISNATFRPFVVYGLVALIYFALCYPLTRYARTLQRRWHAAR; translated from the coding sequence ATGACCGATTTCACGTTCGGGCAGATTCTCGCGAACCTGCTGCTGGCCGCGCGCTGGACGATCGTGCTGTCGATCGTGTCGTTCGTGTCCGGCGGCCTCGTCGGCCTCGGGCTGCTCGTGATGCGCGTGTCGAGTTCGACGGTGCTGCGCGGCAGCGCGAAGCTGTACATCGAGGTATTCCAGGGCACCCCGTTGCTGATGCAACTGTTCATCGTGTTCTTCGGCCTGCCGCTCGTCGGGCTCGACGTTCCGCCGTGGGTCGCGGCCACGGCAGGGCTCACGTTCTTCACCAGCGCGTATCTCGCGGAAATCTGGCGCGGCTGCGTCGAGGCGGTGCCGAAAGGGCAGTGGGAGGCGTCGGCGAGCCTGGCCATGAGCTATATCGAGCAGTTGCGTCACGTGATCCTCCCGCAGGCCGCGCGCATCGCGATCGCGCCGACGGTCGGCTTCGGCGTGCAGGCCGTGAAGGATACGGCGCTGGTGTCGATCATCGGCTTCACCGAGCTGACGAAGGTCGGCATCGCGATCTCGAACGCGACGTTCCGGCCGTTCGTCGTGTACGGGCTCGTCGCGCTGATCTATTTCGCGCTCTGTTATCCGCTTACCCGTTATGCGCGCACGTTGCAAAGGAGATGGCATGCCGCTCGTTGA
- a CDS encoding cytochrome b, protein MKTATRYPLSISLLHWLLAVALIGNLIVGLLLDDNEDLVGLHKSIGVAILLLVALRLGNRLRARDRLPPSVNPAGTLRHSAERAIHGLLYALMLAIPVLGWLKTNAAGHPASCFGLFSLPTLVAKNRELSRWLGELHALAAYALVALVGLHVAAAVAHRVLHAENVLPRILPWAARSGQRALQAKDIG, encoded by the coding sequence ATGAAGACCGCTACCCGTTATCCGCTGTCGATCAGCCTGCTCCATTGGCTGCTGGCCGTCGCACTGATCGGCAACCTGATCGTCGGCCTGCTGCTAGACGACAACGAAGACCTGGTCGGCCTGCACAAGTCGATCGGCGTCGCCATTCTCTTGCTCGTGGCGCTGCGTCTCGGCAACCGGCTGCGCGCGCGCGACCGGCTGCCGCCGTCGGTCAATCCCGCCGGCACGCTGCGGCATTCGGCCGAACGCGCCATCCACGGGCTGCTGTATGCGCTGATGCTGGCGATCCCGGTGCTCGGCTGGCTGAAGACGAACGCGGCCGGGCACCCGGCCAGCTGCTTCGGACTCTTTTCGCTGCCGACGCTGGTCGCGAAGAACCGCGAGCTGTCGCGCTGGCTCGGCGAACTGCACGCACTCGCCGCCTACGCGCTCGTCGCGCTGGTCGGCCTGCACGTCGCCGCGGCCGTGGCGCACCGCGTGCTCCATGCGGAAAACGTCCTGCCGCGCATCCTGCCGTGGGCGGCCCGTTCCGGCCAGCGCGCGCTGCAGGCGAAGGATATCGGCTGA
- a CDS encoding amino acid ABC transporter ATP-binding protein, with the protein MPLVETRGLEKNFGTHHVLKGIDFSVERGQVVSIIGRSGSGKSTLLRTLNGLESIDAGTISIDGERVDARHADLRALRLKVGMVFQQYNLFPHLSAGQNVMLAQSVVKKAHRQQARAIAELMLERVGLGDKFDAFPEQLSGGQQQRVAIARALAMKPSVLLCDEITSALDPELVGEVLGVVEQLAREDMTLIMVTHEMNFARAVSDRIVFMHQGRVWESGTAEEIFERPQTVELGRFLGSVRSTEAAAR; encoded by the coding sequence ATGCCGCTCGTTGAAACCCGTGGTCTCGAAAAGAACTTCGGCACCCATCATGTGCTCAAGGGGATCGATTTCTCCGTCGAGCGCGGGCAGGTCGTCTCGATCATCGGCCGCAGCGGCTCGGGCAAGAGCACGTTGCTGCGCACGCTCAACGGGCTCGAGAGCATCGACGCGGGCACGATCTCGATCGACGGCGAGCGCGTCGATGCGCGGCACGCGGACCTGCGTGCGCTGCGGCTCAAGGTCGGGATGGTGTTCCAGCAGTACAACCTGTTTCCGCACCTGAGCGCCGGACAGAACGTGATGCTCGCGCAGTCGGTCGTGAAGAAGGCGCATCGCCAGCAGGCGCGCGCGATCGCGGAATTGATGCTCGAGCGCGTCGGCCTCGGCGACAAGTTCGACGCGTTTCCGGAACAGTTGTCGGGCGGCCAGCAGCAGCGCGTCGCGATCGCGCGGGCGCTCGCGATGAAGCCGAGCGTGCTGCTGTGCGACGAGATCACGTCCGCACTCGATCCCGAGCTCGTCGGCGAGGTACTGGGCGTCGTCGAGCAACTCGCGCGCGAGGACATGACGCTGATCATGGTCACGCACGAGATGAACTTCGCGCGTGCGGTCAGCGACAGGATCGTGTTCATGCACCAGGGCAGGGTGTGGGAGAGCGGGACGGCCGAAGAGATCTTCGAGCGGCCGCAGACGGTGGAGTTGGGGCGCTTCCTCGGCAGCGTGCGCAGTACGGAGGCCGCTGCGCGCTGA
- a CDS encoding hemerythrin domain-containing protein, with product MSMPGPRSAVAIIRHEHAQLSTVIDGMRHFVRLLVAGEPVPGVIVFRAMLYYIREYPQRIHHPNEDRYLFAPLRARTGEFDSVLDQLEAQHDKSDMKLRNLEHALTRYELKGASALHTLGALMDDYAEFHADHRCLEETVILPAATRVLMPDDWVGIDAAFAANRDPFDGQPLDEDLDRLFSMIVQAIPDRAPD from the coding sequence ATGTCGATGCCCGGGCCACGTAGCGCCGTCGCCATCATCCGCCACGAACATGCGCAGTTGTCGACCGTGATCGACGGCATGCGGCACTTCGTCCGTCTGCTCGTGGCGGGTGAGCCGGTGCCGGGCGTGATCGTGTTCCGCGCGATGCTCTATTACATCCGGGAATACCCGCAGCGCATTCATCATCCGAACGAAGACCGCTACCTGTTCGCGCCGTTGCGGGCGCGCACCGGCGAGTTCGACAGCGTGCTCGACCAGCTCGAGGCGCAGCACGACAAGAGCGACATGAAGCTGCGGAATCTCGAGCACGCGCTGACGCGCTACGAGTTGAAAGGCGCGAGCGCGCTGCATACGCTCGGCGCGCTGATGGACGATTACGCGGAGTTCCATGCGGACCATCGCTGTCTAGAAGAGACCGTGATCCTGCCGGCCGCCACCCGCGTGTTGATGCCCGACGACTGGGTCGGGATCGACGCGGCGTTCGCCGCGAATCGCGATCCGTTCGACGGCCAGCCGCTCGACGAGGATCTCGACCGGCTGTTTTCGATGATCGTCCAGGCGATCCCCGATCGGGCGCCCGATTAG
- a CDS encoding ATP-binding protein — translation MRSIRQRLTLLVLSGVVVVWAYSLVSSYRQAIHEADEWYETRVEQIARTFAVLDARDLPRFAEIVLAGRDDDDGDNDAAPPMLYQVSDADGRVLAASPGLAALDVPASAAAASGAAESGNPKWHAYVLTDAARGRTVRIFEQRTRRSDLSAEVARRVARPLAFALPVLAVLIWFAIGRSLTPLRTLSDAIEARSADNLDAIGTRGIPDEVRPLVAALNTLLQRLRDSLVRERAFTSDAAHELKTPLAAIKVQAQVALTARDPERQRRAMQRVVEGVDRSTHLADQLLALARLDETVPLDGADVDLRQLIAACVNDHQARAERKEMSVTSRVDGRVVMHAPPTLLRVLLDNLVDNAIKYGREHGHVEIASWQDADAVTLQVCDDGPGVPTEDLARLQDRFFRGADHDASGSGLGLSIVARIVAKLGGRLTYVDGLNGGGFGVRVTLPVQGR, via the coding sequence ATGCGTTCGATCCGGCAACGGCTGACCTTGCTCGTGCTGTCGGGCGTGGTGGTGGTGTGGGCCTATTCGCTCGTGTCGAGCTATCGTCAGGCGATTCACGAAGCGGACGAATGGTACGAAACGCGCGTCGAGCAGATCGCCCGGACCTTCGCGGTGCTCGACGCGCGCGACCTGCCGCGCTTCGCCGAGATCGTGCTCGCCGGCCGCGACGACGACGACGGCGACAACGATGCCGCGCCGCCGATGCTGTACCAGGTCAGCGATGCCGACGGGCGCGTCCTCGCGGCCAGTCCGGGTCTCGCGGCGCTCGACGTGCCGGCGTCTGCGGCTGCTGCATCCGGCGCGGCCGAGTCGGGCAATCCGAAGTGGCACGCGTACGTGCTGACCGATGCCGCGCGCGGCCGGACGGTGCGCATCTTCGAGCAGCGCACGCGCCGCTCGGACCTGTCCGCCGAAGTCGCGCGGCGCGTGGCGCGGCCGCTGGCGTTCGCGCTGCCGGTGCTGGCGGTGTTGATCTGGTTCGCGATCGGCCGCAGCCTGACGCCGCTGCGCACGCTGTCCGACGCGATCGAAGCGCGCTCGGCCGACAACCTCGACGCAATCGGCACGCGCGGCATTCCCGATGAAGTGCGTCCGCTGGTCGCCGCGCTCAATACGTTGCTGCAACGCCTGCGCGACTCGCTCGTTCGCGAGCGCGCGTTCACCAGCGACGCGGCGCACGAGCTGAAGACGCCGCTCGCCGCCATCAAGGTCCAGGCGCAGGTAGCGCTCACCGCGCGCGATCCGGAGCGCCAGCGGCGCGCGATGCAGCGGGTCGTCGAGGGCGTCGACCGCAGCACGCATCTGGCCGATCAGTTGCTCGCGCTGGCGCGGCTCGACGAGACGGTTCCGCTGGACGGCGCGGACGTCGATCTTCGTCAATTGATCGCCGCATGCGTGAACGATCATCAGGCGCGCGCCGAGCGCAAGGAGATGTCCGTGACGTCGCGGGTCGATGGCCGCGTCGTCATGCACGCGCCGCCCACGCTGCTTCGCGTGCTGCTCGACAACCTCGTCGATAACGCGATCAAGTACGGCCGCGAGCATGGGCACGTCGAAATCGCATCTTGGCAGGACGCCGACGCGGTCACGCTACAGGTGTGCGACGACGGCCCCGGCGTGCCGACCGAGGATCTGGCGCGCTTGCAGGACCGGTTCTTTCGCGGTGCCGATCATGACGCGAGCGGCAGCGGCCTGGGGCTGTCGATCGTCGCGCGGATCGTGGCCAAGCTCGGCGGGCGTCTGACCTACGTCGACGGGCTGAACGGCGGCGGATTCGGCGTGCGGGTGACCTTGCCGGTGCAGGGTCGATAG
- a CDS encoding methyl-accepting chemotaxis protein, with amino-acid sequence MIRNLSIRVRLALAMGFLGVLLVIGGFIGVIGVAISNDDVKTLYSERLASSEALGQANVALSRTRLWLYRIALDPDSPDVAQESATARELLAASKKAWDTYRGLRLSGPEEARRAADANTKFNALVEHGLEPMFTAIAAHDPANIPNVWRHIPPSLFIDASDSMDALGRIQMSASRVTFDAAQARFHWFVGFAIAGIAVALGAAAFTWWSLQNAIGVPLARALGHFSAIAEGDLTTRIDVESSDEMGQLMSGLQTMQSKLLQTIRIVREGSRSIETSAHEITAGNLDLSQRTEEQAASLEETAASMEQLTSTVRQNADNAKQANEVVHNAAMLTEEGNQATQEVVGTMRGLSDASGKIAEITSVIEGIAFQTNILSLNAAVEAARAGEQGRGFAVVAGEVRSLAQRSATASREIKELINDSLRRVETGARQVDRATDRMSEILASVQRVQVLMGEIAAASDEQSKGIEQVNQAVTQMDQVTQQNAALVQQASSSALSLKEQAEQLAATVSVFRIGSAQGDA; translated from the coding sequence ATGATCAGAAATTTAAGCATTCGCGTCCGGCTGGCGCTCGCAATGGGCTTTCTCGGGGTGTTGCTCGTCATCGGCGGCTTCATCGGCGTCATCGGCGTCGCGATCAGCAACGACGATGTGAAGACGCTCTATTCGGAACGGCTGGCGTCGTCGGAGGCGCTCGGGCAGGCCAACGTCGCGCTGTCGAGAACGCGTCTGTGGCTGTATCGCATCGCGCTCGATCCGGACAGCCCCGACGTCGCGCAAGAGAGCGCCACGGCCCGCGAGCTGCTCGCCGCGTCGAAGAAGGCATGGGACACCTATCGTGGGCTGCGGCTTTCCGGCCCTGAGGAAGCGCGTCGCGCAGCCGACGCGAATACGAAGTTCAACGCGCTCGTCGAGCACGGCCTCGAACCGATGTTCACCGCGATCGCCGCGCACGATCCGGCGAACATCCCGAACGTGTGGCGGCACATTCCGCCGTCGCTGTTCATCGACGCATCGGATTCGATGGATGCGCTCGGCCGGATCCAGATGAGCGCGTCGCGCGTGACGTTCGATGCCGCGCAGGCCCGCTTTCACTGGTTCGTCGGCTTCGCGATCGCGGGCATCGCGGTCGCGCTGGGCGCGGCGGCGTTCACGTGGTGGTCGCTGCAGAACGCGATCGGCGTGCCGCTGGCGCGTGCGCTCGGTCACTTCAGCGCAATCGCCGAGGGTGACCTGACGACGCGGATCGACGTCGAATCGTCAGATGAAATGGGCCAATTGATGAGCGGCCTGCAGACGATGCAGAGCAAGCTGCTGCAGACCATCCGGATCGTGCGCGAAGGCTCCCGGTCCATCGAGACGTCCGCGCATGAGATCACGGCCGGCAACCTGGACCTGTCGCAGCGCACGGAGGAGCAGGCCGCGTCGCTGGAAGAAACGGCTGCATCGATGGAGCAGCTCACGTCGACCGTGCGCCAGAACGCCGACAACGCGAAGCAGGCGAACGAGGTGGTGCACAACGCGGCAATGCTGACCGAAGAGGGCAATCAGGCGACGCAGGAAGTGGTCGGCACGATGCGCGGCTTGTCCGACGCGTCCGGCAAGATCGCTGAAATCACCTCGGTCATCGAAGGCATCGCATTCCAGACCAACATCCTGTCGCTGAACGCGGCCGTCGAAGCGGCGCGAGCCGGCGAGCAGGGCCGCGGATTCGCGGTCGTCGCGGGCGAGGTGCGCTCGCTCGCGCAGCGCAGCGCCACCGCGTCGCGCGAGATCAAGGAGTTGATCAACGATTCGCTGCGGCGCGTCGAGACGGGCGCGCGCCAGGTCGACCGTGCGACCGACCGGATGTCGGAGATCCTTGCGTCGGTGCAGCGCGTGCAGGTGTTGATGGGCGAGATCGCAGCTGCATCCGACGAGCAGTCGAAAGGCATCGAGCAGGTGAATCAGGCGGTGACGCAGATGGATCAGGTCACGCAGCAGAACGCGGCGCTGGTTCAGCAGGCGTCGTCGTCGGCGCTGTCGCTGAAGGAGCAGGCCGAGCAGCTCGCGGCGACCGTCTCGGTATTTCGGATCGGCTCGGCGCAGGGCGACGCCTGA